A genome region from Deltaproteobacteria bacterium HGW-Deltaproteobacteria-4 includes the following:
- a CDS encoding ATP-dependent DNA helicase PcrA — translation MTTAELTAGLNPEQRQAVLHGAGPLLILAGAGSGKTRTLTQRIAHLIRVQGVEPWRILAVTFTNKAAAEMKRRVQQLVGTDELWVSTFHAACVRILRREISALGYQSNFTICDDQDQERLLKEVLTELNISERTLKARGAAQAIDSAKNRGLLPADFDRSDFYGEQVAKVYELYQARMKQANALDFGDLILLTVNLFKTHPEILGRWQERFHYLLVDEFQDTNSIQYQLVRLLAARHHNLCVVGDDDQSIYRWRGAEVGNILNFEVDYPGSVTIRLEQNYRSTRNILAAAGAVVARNVGRKGKSLWTENPTGDPIIIEPLPDDLEEARFIAGEINKLRISGRHLRDIAVLYRINAQSRSLEEALVRERLPYVMFGGVKFYSRMEIKDILAYLRLLINPSDSLAARRIINVPARGIGTTTVERIAALQDEAGGFFPACQLALQRGELGRSGGKVQAFITLIESFRTKLADFPYPQLTSIIIEESGYGPALLSERSEEAKDRLDNLQQLLTGMEERFAQEKTLVDYLEDVALVTDLDSYDGSLDRVTLMTVHAAKGLEYPVVFMAGMEEGLFPLARSSESREELEEERRLCYVGMTRAMEKLYLVHARKRRVFGDYQFNPPSSFLSDIPISVIERGRRQSPLHKQAGHNLASLFDQPLPAVEEAEEFSDSVRHVAEAEEGLRIGSKVRHLKFGVGVVRRIEGSGESCKVTVWFNSVGPKKLLLKFAGLEPA, via the coding sequence ATGACTACTGCTGAACTCACCGCCGGCCTTAATCCGGAGCAGCGCCAGGCGGTGTTGCACGGCGCCGGGCCGCTCCTTATCCTCGCCGGCGCCGGTTCGGGGAAGACCCGCACCCTAACCCAGCGCATCGCCCACCTCATCCGTGTCCAGGGGGTCGAGCCCTGGCGCATCCTCGCCGTCACCTTTACCAACAAGGCGGCAGCAGAGATGAAGCGGCGCGTGCAGCAGTTAGTCGGGACGGACGAACTCTGGGTGAGTACCTTCCATGCCGCCTGCGTGCGCATCCTGCGGCGCGAGATCAGTGCTCTTGGCTATCAAAGCAACTTTACCATCTGTGACGATCAGGATCAGGAGCGCCTCCTCAAGGAGGTTCTGACTGAGCTCAATATCAGCGAGCGCACCCTCAAGGCGCGGGGAGCGGCACAAGCAATCGACAGTGCCAAGAACCGCGGCCTCCTCCCGGCGGATTTTGATCGCAGCGACTTTTACGGCGAGCAGGTCGCCAAGGTCTACGAGCTTTATCAGGCGCGGATGAAGCAGGCCAATGCCCTCGATTTTGGTGATCTCATCCTCCTCACCGTCAATCTCTTTAAAACTCATCCCGAGATTCTCGGTCGCTGGCAGGAGCGTTTTCACTACCTGCTCGTCGATGAATTCCAGGATACCAACTCCATCCAGTATCAGCTCGTCCGTCTCCTCGCCGCCCGCCATCATAACCTCTGCGTCGTCGGCGACGACGATCAGTCGATCTACCGCTGGCGCGGGGCCGAGGTTGGCAACATCCTCAACTTCGAAGTCGATTATCCCGGCAGCGTCACCATCCGTTTAGAGCAGAATTACCGTTCGACCCGCAACATCCTCGCTGCCGCCGGGGCGGTCGTCGCCCGCAATGTCGGGCGCAAGGGGAAGAGCCTGTGGACGGAGAACCCGACCGGGGATCCGATCATCATCGAGCCCCTCCCTGATGATCTCGAAGAGGCGCGTTTTATCGCGGGCGAGATCAATAAGCTGCGGATTTCCGGCCGCCATCTCCGCGATATTGCCGTTCTTTACCGCATCAATGCCCAGTCGCGCTCCCTGGAAGAAGCGCTGGTGCGGGAGCGCCTTCCTTATGTCATGTTCGGCGGCGTCAAGTTCTACAGCCGCATGGAGATCAAGGATATCCTTGCTTACCTGCGCCTTCTCATTAACCCCAGCGATTCCCTGGCGGCGCGGCGGATTATCAATGTCCCGGCGCGGGGGATCGGTACAACGACAGTGGAGCGCATCGCCGCTCTCCAGGATGAAGCCGGCGGCTTCTTTCCCGCCTGCCAATTGGCGCTGCAGCGTGGTGAGCTTGGCCGCAGCGGTGGCAAGGTACAGGCCTTTATCACCCTGATCGAATCCTTCCGGACGAAGCTGGCGGACTTCCCTTATCCGCAGCTGACCAGCATCATCATTGAGGAGAGCGGCTACGGCCCGGCCCTCCTCTCCGAGCGGAGCGAAGAAGCGAAAGATCGCCTTGACAACCTGCAGCAGCTCCTCACCGGCATGGAGGAGCGCTTTGCCCAGGAGAAGACACTGGTCGATTACCTCGAAGATGTCGCCCTGGTCACCGATCTCGACAGCTACGACGGCAGCCTCGACCGGGTGACACTGATGACGGTCCATGCTGCCAAGGGGCTCGAATATCCGGTGGTCTTTATGGCCGGGATGGAAGAAGGGCTCTTCCCGCTGGCGCGCTCCAGCGAGTCGCGTGAAGAGCTCGAAGAGGAGCGTCGCCTTTGTTACGTCGGCATGACCCGGGCGATGGAGAAGCTTTACCTCGTCCATGCCCGCAAGCGCCGTGTCTTTGGCGATTACCAGTTTAATCCGCCAAGCTCCTTTCTCAGCGATATCCCGATCAGCGTCATCGAGCGTGGGCGGCGACAATCACCGCTGCACAAGCAGGCCGGGCACAATCTCGCCTCCCTCTTCGATCAGCCGCTGCCGGCGGTGGAAGAAGCCGAGGAGTTCAGCGATTCGGTGCGTCACGTCGCTGAAGCCGAAGAAGGGCTGCGCATCGGCAGCAAGGTGCGCCATCTCAAGTTCGGCGTCGGGGTGGTGCGACGCATCGAAGGGAGCGGCGAGAGCTGCAAAGTGACGGTCTGGTTTAACTCCGTCGGCCCGAAGAAGCTGCTGCTTAAATTTGCGGGGCTGGAACCGGCGTGA